In Cynocephalus volans isolate mCynVol1 chromosome 13, mCynVol1.pri, whole genome shotgun sequence, a genomic segment contains:
- the DSEL gene encoding dermatan-sulfate epimerase-like protein gives MALMFSGHFLFLALVTFGFSTFEESVSNYSEWAVFTDDIGQFKMQKVQDFRPNPKLKKSMLHPSLYFDTGEIQAMRQKSRTSHLHLFRAIRSAVTVMLSNPTYYLPPPKHADFAAKWNEIYGNNLPPLALYCLLCPEDKVAFEFVLEYMDRMVGYKDWLVENAPGDEVPIGHSLTGFATAFDFLYNLLDNHRRQKYLEKIWVITEEMYEYSKVRSWGKQLLHNHQATNMIALLTGALVTGVDKGSKANIWKQVVVDVMEKTMFLLNHIVDGSLDEGVAYGSYTAKSVTQYVFLAQRHFNINNLDNNWLKMHFWFYYATVLPGFQRTVGIADSNYNWFYGPESQLVFLDKFILKNGAGNWLAQQIRKHRPKDGPMVPSTAQRWSTLHTEYIWYDPQLTPQPPAEYGTAKMHMFPNWGVVTYGAGLPNTQTNTFVSFKSGKLGGRAVYDIVHFQPYSWIDGWRSFNPGHEHPDQNSFTFAPNGQVFVSEALYGPKLSHLNNVLVFAPSPSSQCNKPWEGQLGECAQWLKWTGEEVGDAAGEIITASQHGEMIFVSGEAVSAYSSAMRLKSVYRALLLLNSQTLLVVDHIEKQEDSPINSVSAFFHNLDIDFKYIPYRFMNKYNGAMMDVWDAHYKMFWFDHHGNSPVASIQEAEQAAEFKKRWTQFVNVTFQMESTITRIAYVFYGPYVNVSSCRFIDNSNSGLQISVNVNNTEQVVSIVTDYHNLQTRFNYLGFGGFANVADQGRITRFGLGTQAIVKPVRQDRVVFPFGFKFNIAVGLILCISLVILTFQWRFYLSFRKLMRWILILVIALWFIELLDVWSTCTQPICAKWTKTKAETSKKSLSFEGHHVDLPDVVITSLPGSGAEILKQLFFNSSDFLYIRVPTAYIDIPETEFEIDSFVDACEWKVSEIRSGHFRLLRGWLQSLVQDTKLHLQNIHLHEHSRNKLAQYFAMNKDKKRKLKRRESLPEQKSRMKGAFDRDAEYIRALRRHLVYYPSARPVLSLSSGSWTLKLHFFQEVLGASMRALYVVRDPRAWVYAMLYSSKPSLYSLKNVPEHLAKLFKIERGKSKCNLNSGFAFEYEPLRKELKSRSNAVSLLSHLWLANTAAALRINTDLLPTSYQLVKFEDIVHFPQKTTERIFAFLGIPLSPASLNQILFATSTNLFYLPYEGEISPTNTNIWKQNLPRDEIKLIENICWTLMDRLGYPKFMD, from the coding sequence ATGGCGTTAATGTTTTCAGGACATTTCCTATTTTTAGCATTAGTGACGTTTGGTTTCTCTACTTTCGAAGAGTCTGTGAGCAATTACTCTGAATGGGCAGTTTTCACAGATGATATAGGTCAGTTTAAGATGCAGAAAGTGCAGGATTTCAGACCCAACCCAAAGCTGAAGAAAAGTATGCTTCATCCAAGTTTATATTTTGATACTGGAGAGATCCAAGCAATGAGACAAAAGTCTCGCACAAGCCATTTGCATCTTTTTAGAGCTATCAGAAGTGCAGTGACAGTTATGCTGTCCAACCCAACATACTACCTACCTCCACCCAAGCATGCTGATTTTGCTGCCAAGTGGAATGAAATTTATGGTAACAATCTGCCTCCTTTAGCATTATACTGTTTATTATGCCCAGAAGACAAAGTTGCCTTTGAATTTGTCTTGGAATATATGGACAGGATGGTTGGCTACAAAGACTGGCTAGTTGAGAATGCACCAGGGGATGAGGTTCCAATAGGTCATTCCCTAACAGGTTTTGCCACGGCCTTTGACTTTTTATATAACTTATTAGATAATCATCGAAGacaaaaatatctggaaaaaatatGGGTTATTACTGAGGAAATGTATGAGTATTCAAAGGTGCGGTCGTGGGGCAAGCAACTTCTCCATAACCACCAAGCTACTAACATGATAGCATTACTCACAGGGGCTTTGGTGACTGGGGTAGATAAAGGATCTAAAGCAAATATATGGAAACAGGTTGTAGTAGATGTGATGGAAAAGACGATGTTTCTATTGAATCATATTGTTGATGGTTCTTTGGATGAAGGGGTCGCCTATGGCAGCTACACAGCTAAATCAGTCACACAATATGTTTTTCTGGCCCAGCGCCATTTTAATATCAACAACTTGGATAATAACTGGTTAAAAATgcacttttggttttattatgcCACTGTTTTACCGGGCTTCCAAAGAACTGTGGGTATAGCAGATTCCAATTATAATTGGTTTTATGGTCCTGAGAGCCAGCTAGTTTTCTTGGATAAGTTCATCTTAAAGAATGGAGCTGGAAATTGGTTAGCTCAGCAAATTAGAAAGCACCGACCTAAAGATGGACCAATGGTTCCTTCCACTGCCCAAAGGTGGAGTACTCTTCACACTGAATATATCTGGTATGATCCCCAACTAACTCCACAGCCTCCTGCTGAATATGGTACTGCAAAAATGCACATGTTTCCTAACTGGGGTGTTGTCACTTATGGGGCTGGGTTGCCAAACACACAGACCAATACATTTGTGTCTTTTAAATCTGGGAAGCTGGGGGGACGAGCTGTGTATGACATAGTTCACTTTCAGCCATACTCTTGGATTGATGGGTGGAGAAGCTTTAACCCAGGACATGAACATCCAGATCAGAATTCATTTACTTTTGCCCCCAATGGGCAAGTATTTGTTTCTGAAGCTCTCTATGGACCCAAGTTGAGCCACCTTAATAATGTATTGGTGTTTGCTCCGTCACCCTCAAGCCAGTGTAATAAGCCCTGGGAAGGTCAACTGGGAGAATGTGCACAGTGGCTTAAATGGACTGGTGAGGAGGTTGGTGATGCAGCTGGGGAAATCATCACTGCCTCTCAACACGGAGAAATGATATTTGTGAGTGGGGAAGCAGTGTCCGCATATTCTTCAGCGATGAGACTGAAAAGTGTGTATCGTGCTTTACTTCTCTTAAATTCTCAAACTCTGCTAGTCGTTGATCACATTGAGAAGCAAGAAGATTCCCCAATAAATTCTGTCAGTGCCTTCTTTCATAATCTGGATATTGATTTTAAATACATCCCATATAGgtttatgaataaatataatgGTGCCATGATGGATGTGTGGGATGCACACTACAAAATGTTTTGGTTTGATCATCATGGCAATAGCCCTGTGGCGAGTATCCAGGAAGCAGAGCAAGCTGCTGAATTTAAGAAACGGTGGACTCAATTTGTTAATGTTACATTTCAGATGGAATCTACAATCACAAGAATTGCATATGTCTTTTATGGGCCATATGTCAACGTTTCCAGCTGCAGATTCATTGATAATTCCAATTCTGGACTTCAGATTTCTGTCAATGTCAATAATACTGAGCAGGTTGTTTCCATTGTAACTGACTACCATAACCTGCAGACAAGATTCAATTACCTGGGATTTGGTGGCTTTGCCAATGTGGCTGATCAAGGCCGAATTACCCGATTTGGTCTGGGCACTCAAGCAATAGTAAAGCCTGTAAGACAAGATAGAGTTGTTTTTCCCTTTggatttaaatttaatatagcaGTTGGATTAATTTTGTGCATTAGCTTGGTGATCCTAACTTTTCAATGGCGGTTTTACCTTTCTTTTAGAAAGTTAATGCGATGGATACTAATACTTGTTATTGCACTGTGGTTCATTGAGCTTCTGGATGTGTGGAGCACTTGCACTCAGCCCATCTGTGCAAAATGGACAAAGACCAAGGCTGAGACAAGCAagaagtctttgtcttttgaaggGCACCACGTCGATCTTCCTGATGTTGTTATTACCTCACTTCCTGGTTCAGGAGCTGAAATTCTCAAACAACTTTTTTTCAACAGTAGTGATTTTCTGTACATCAGGGTTCCTACAGCGTACATTGATATCCCTGAAACTGAATTTGAAATAGACTCATTTGTAGATGCCTGTGAATGGAAAGTGTCAGAAATCCGGAGTGGGCATTTTCGTTTACTCCGAGGCTGGTTGCAGTCTTTAGTGCAGGACACGAAACTGCATTTGCAAAACATCCATCTGCATGAACACAGTAGGAATAAACTGGCCCAATATTTTGCaatgaataaagacaaaaaaagaaaattgaaaaggagagaGTCTTTGCCAGAACAAAAAAGTAGAATGAAAGGCGCCTTTGATAGAGATGCTGAATATATTAGGGCTTTGAGGAGGCACCTGGTCTATTACCCAAGTGCACGTCCTGTGCTCAGTTTAAGCAGTGGGAGCTGGACATTAAAGCTTCATTTTTTTCAGGAAGTTTTGGGAGCTTCGATGAGGGCATTGTATGTAGTAAGAGATCCTCGGGCATGGGTTTATGCAATGTTATACAGTAGTAAACCAAGTCTTTACTCTTTGAAGAATGTACCAGAGCACTTAGCAAAACTGTTTAAAATAGAGAGAGGTAAAAGCAAATGTAACTTGAATTCAGGCTTTGCTTTTGAGTATGAACCATTGAGGAAAGAGTTAAAATCTAGATCAAATGCGGTCTCCCTGTTGTCTCACCTGTGGCTGGCAAACACAGCAGCAGCCTTGAGAATAAATACAGATTTGCTCCCTACCAGCTACCAGCTGGTCAAGTTTGAAGATATTGTGCACTTTCCTCAGAAAACCACTGAAAGGATTTTTGCctttcttggaattcctttgtctCCTGCTAGTTTAAACCAAATATTGTTTGCCACCTCCACGAACCTTTTTTACCTTCCCTATGAAGGGGAAATATCACCAACTAATACTAACATTTGGAAACAAAATTTGCCTAGAGATGAAATTAAACTAATTGAAAACATCTGCTGGACACTGATGGATCGTCTAGGTTATCCAAAGTTTATGGACTAA